The Acetomicrobium flavidum genome window below encodes:
- a CDS encoding (2Fe-2S)-binding protein — protein sequence MSNIEVTITVNGTKHRLTVGPKERLLDTLRERLHLTGTKEGCGVGECGACTVILDGEAVHSCMVLTAQADGSEVLTVEGLEVDGRLHPLQEAFIKHHAVQCGFCTPGMLMSAKALLDKNPNPTREEIKTAIEGNLCRCTGYEQIIEAIESVAKEPHINR from the coding sequence ATGAGTAATATCGAAGTCACCATCACCGTAAATGGGACGAAACATCGCCTTACAGTCGGGCCGAAGGAAAGGCTGCTTGACACCTTGCGGGAGCGTCTTCACCTTACGGGCACGAAGGAAGGTTGCGGCGTCGGGGAATGCGGAGCCTGTACGGTAATACTTGACGGTGAGGCGGTGCATTCCTGCATGGTCTTGACGGCTCAAGCCGACGGAAGCGAGGTCCTTACCGTCGAAGGCTTGGAGGTCGACGGACGCCTTCATCCGCTGCAGGAAGCGTTTATAAAGCATCACGCCGTACAGTGCGGATTTTGCACGCCCGGCATGCTCATGTCCGCCAAGGCCTTGCTCGACAAAAACCCAAACCCTACCAGGGAGGAGATAAAGACCGCCATAGAGGGAAACTTGTGCCGCTGTACTGGGTATGAGCAGATCATAGAGGCGATAGAAAGCGTGGCAAAGGAGCCTCATATAAATCGCTAA
- a CDS encoding cytosine permease: MPKNRANDYELTAVPFDQRKTFLGVTMVWTGFVFVIASMVAGGGLAAGLTFKEIVWVTILGNCFLTVVASLISVISCKTGLTFALITRYSFGIKGSRIASFFVPIVNIGWYTIQSALYGHLIAQLLHLGPIGEGIAMIASAILMGVFALIGIDALTVLGYVAIPNIIFLSIATTMKSVQLSGGWSSISQYIPASPTTLGYAFSIVVGTWIFSASTCIADIMRYAKNTREAVLSAGCGLVGGNSLLIICGAITSIAMGDSDLTKVLLDMGLVIPSIILMSTNIWTTNAANVYSTSLNLANALNKGKKGILAVVLIVSALLTLTKPYNIGIFFVFLNTLGNIVPPLPGIIFADYYVLKHRYYDTSKLGYDDWNYIAWLSWVVSVLLVFVVKVGFPPVNGILFGFFTYLLLSVLLKRKHTYIQSR, encoded by the coding sequence ATGCCTAAGAACAGAGCAAACGATTACGAGCTGACAGCTGTTCCGTTTGATCAGCGAAAGACTTTTCTTGGCGTTACGATGGTATGGACTGGATTCGTGTTTGTAATTGCCAGCATGGTTGCAGGGGGCGGTTTGGCGGCTGGACTCACGTTTAAGGAGATAGTTTGGGTCACCATACTTGGCAATTGTTTTTTAACAGTGGTTGCTTCCCTGATCTCTGTAATATCCTGCAAGACCGGATTGACTTTTGCCCTCATAACGAGATACAGCTTCGGTATAAAAGGTTCTAGAATAGCGTCATTTTTTGTACCTATAGTTAACATAGGCTGGTACACAATCCAGTCAGCGTTATACGGGCATTTAATAGCACAACTATTACATCTGGGACCTATAGGGGAAGGTATTGCCATGATTGCCAGCGCTATCCTCATGGGTGTATTTGCCTTGATAGGGATAGATGCCCTCACTGTGTTGGGGTATGTGGCCATTCCCAACATAATATTTCTTTCCATTGCAACCACGATGAAATCTGTACAGCTTTCCGGCGGTTGGAGCAGTATATCTCAATATATACCAGCTTCGCCCACTACGTTAGGCTACGCGTTTTCCATAGTTGTAGGTACGTGGATATTTTCAGCTTCAACTTGTATTGCCGATATCATGAGGTATGCCAAAAACACGAGGGAAGCCGTTTTGAGCGCTGGATGCGGATTGGTCGGGGGAAACAGCTTATTAATCATATGCGGTGCGATTACCAGCATAGCGATGGGTGACAGCGACCTTACCAAGGTGTTGCTTGATATGGGGCTTGTAATACCTAGCATAATATTGATGAGTACCAATATATGGACCACCAATGCAGCGAACGTCTATTCTACCAGTTTAAACCTTGCCAATGCACTAAATAAGGGCAAAAAAGGAATTTTGGCGGTGGTATTGATCGTCTCGGCTTTGCTTACCTTGACCAAACCTTACAATATAGGCATATTTTTCGTGTTCTTAAATACGCTAGGAAACATAGTTCCGCCTCTTCCTGGGATCATTTTCGCTGATTATTATGTTTTAAAACACAGATATTACGATACGTCAAAGCTAGGTTACGATGACTGGAATTATATTGCCTGGCTTTCTTGGGTCGTATCTGTATTATTAGTATTTGTCGTTAAGGTTGGATTTCCACCTGTAAACGGCATATTATTCGGATTTTTTACGTACTTGTTATTGTCTGTTTTGTTAAAAAGAAAGCATACTTATATACAAAGTAGGTGA
- a CDS encoding nucleoside deaminase, giving the protein MRGQFDELDHIKFLRLAIEISSKARKSGNTPFGAVLVGPTGNVLLEQGNVEITEKRCTGHAELVLVERASRIYDKEFLWQCTLYTSVEPCAMCTGAIYWSNVGTIVYALSERQLLALTRDHPQNPTLDLPCREVIARGQKDICVIGPFDELANEVIEVHKGYWE; this is encoded by the coding sequence GTGAGAGGCCAATTTGATGAACTTGATCATATTAAATTCTTACGTTTGGCAATTGAAATCTCCAGTAAGGCTAGGAAATCAGGTAACACACCTTTCGGAGCTGTGCTTGTAGGTCCTACGGGTAACGTGTTGCTTGAACAGGGAAACGTAGAAATTACTGAGAAAAGATGTACGGGGCATGCTGAATTGGTCTTGGTCGAAAGAGCGTCGCGAATTTACGACAAGGAATTCCTATGGCAGTGTACGCTTTATACCTCAGTGGAGCCATGTGCTATGTGCACGGGAGCGATCTATTGGTCTAATGTCGGAACCATAGTCTACGCTTTATCCGAAAGGCAACTGTTGGCCCTGACGAGGGATCATCCGCAAAATCCGACGCTTGACCTCCCGTGTAGGGAAGTGATAGCCCGCGGTCAGAAGGACATTTGCGTGATAGGACCCTTTGATGAGCTTGCAAATGAGGTAATTGAGGTCCATAAGGGATATTGGGAATGA
- the ssnA gene encoding putative aminohydrolase SsnA, which produces MLILKGGRIVTLGEDCKVIEDGGLVINGETIAAVGKSDDILAKYGNKEGVTVKDLGGRLVMPGFLNAHMHLYSSFARGMSIAGPSPKTFTEILERLWWSMDKDLMTEEELYYSALVGAIESLKSGTTAILDHHASFGMIEGSLDVLEKALKDVGIKGSLCFEVSDRWGPKARDASIEENVRFIKKNANDPFVRAMFGLHASFTLEDETIRRCVGEAKDLNAAFHFHLAEGLADVTDARERGYKGVVDRLYDLGVLIPGSLAIHGVHIGEPEVELLAKCGVNVVHNPESNMNNAVGVPNVVGMIAKGVNVGLGTDGYTPSMLESAKVAYIIHKHERRDPTVGWTETAKMLFESNAAIFSAHFSKSMGVIKEGAAADLVVLDYYPPTPITPQNLLGHLIFGIRDSAVNTVIVEGSEVVKDHVLVSMDEESVMAKAKKVAESYWKKRS; this is translated from the coding sequence ATGTTAATCCTAAAGGGCGGAAGGATTGTAACCTTGGGAGAAGATTGCAAGGTCATAGAAGACGGCGGTCTGGTCATAAACGGTGAAACTATAGCTGCCGTGGGCAAAAGTGACGATATCCTTGCAAAATATGGCAATAAAGAAGGGGTAACGGTTAAAGACTTGGGCGGAAGGCTTGTGATGCCGGGCTTTCTCAATGCCCACATGCACCTTTACAGCAGCTTCGCCCGCGGCATGTCCATAGCAGGTCCCTCGCCAAAGACCTTTACGGAGATACTGGAGCGGCTATGGTGGAGCATGGACAAAGACCTTATGACGGAAGAGGAGCTTTACTACAGTGCCCTTGTAGGCGCCATAGAATCGCTTAAAAGCGGGACGACCGCGATACTTGACCATCACGCATCCTTCGGCATGATCGAAGGAAGCCTTGACGTGCTCGAAAAAGCCTTAAAGGACGTTGGAATTAAGGGGTCTTTGTGTTTTGAGGTCTCTGACCGCTGGGGACCGAAGGCAAGAGATGCCTCCATAGAAGAAAACGTGAGGTTCATAAAAAAGAACGCAAACGATCCCTTTGTTCGGGCGATGTTTGGACTTCACGCTTCTTTCACGCTTGAGGATGAAACGATAAGGCGCTGCGTGGGGGAAGCAAAGGATCTCAACGCTGCCTTTCATTTTCACTTGGCCGAAGGTTTGGCTGACGTTACCGATGCCAGGGAAAGAGGCTACAAAGGGGTTGTTGACAGGCTCTACGACCTTGGTGTGCTAATTCCGGGAAGCCTTGCCATTCATGGCGTCCATATCGGAGAGCCTGAGGTAGAGCTTTTGGCGAAATGTGGCGTAAATGTCGTTCATAACCCGGAGTCCAACATGAACAACGCCGTGGGCGTGCCAAATGTCGTGGGGATGATAGCAAAGGGCGTAAACGTGGGTTTGGGCACCGACGGTTACACTCCTTCCATGCTTGAGTCGGCCAAGGTGGCTTACATAATACACAAACACGAGCGTCGGGATCCGACCGTGGGCTGGACTGAGACGGCCAAGATGCTTTTTGAGTCGAACGCTGCGATCTTTTCTGCCCACTTCAGTAAATCCATGGGGGTTATAAAGGAAGGAGCTGCTGCCGACCTGGTCGTCCTTGATTACTATCCGCCTACGCCCATAACGCCTCAGAACCTTTTAGGCCATCTTATATTTGGCATTCGCGATAGCGCGGTAAATACCGTCATTGTGGAAGGTAGCGAGGTCGTAAAAGACCACGTCCTGGTGAGCATGGACGAAGAAAGCGTCATGGCGAAAGCCAAAAAGGTAGCTGAAAGTTATTGGAAGAAAAGGAGTTGA
- a CDS encoding FAD binding domain-containing protein produces the protein MEEKELRAMEWYRPKSLEELTKLLGEDGVLIHSGGTAIKEDKIKSATKVVDLSSLPLRYVKKEGNNWHIGATATLRDVIDILGKEECFNPLVKALKCTATTPLRNRITIGGSVFLSPLWSNFMGPLLALDAKLNVVGKLNGTYSYEEFLSNKAKFQGCAVTEASFQADASTRFFFDRFARTANDYSALTVTLGFSMKGDVVDEAKIVVTGCKKVYERLDAVEAGLKGKSLKAIDPDRLFDDVKLEFADKPAGSGPYLAEVARVLIMRGFDALASAR, from the coding sequence TTGGAAGAAAAGGAGTTGAGGGCGATGGAGTGGTACCGGCCAAAGAGCTTGGAAGAGCTGACAAAGCTTTTAGGCGAGGATGGCGTGCTTATTCATTCGGGAGGCACGGCCATTAAGGAAGACAAGATCAAGTCGGCGACAAAAGTCGTAGACTTGTCGAGCCTTCCTCTAAGATATGTGAAAAAGGAAGGAAATAACTGGCATATAGGAGCTACAGCCACGCTTAGAGATGTCATCGACATATTGGGCAAAGAGGAATGTTTCAACCCGCTGGTGAAGGCCTTGAAATGCACGGCAACGACCCCATTGAGAAACCGCATCACCATCGGTGGAAGCGTGTTTTTGTCGCCCCTTTGGTCCAACTTTATGGGTCCACTTTTAGCGTTGGATGCAAAATTGAACGTTGTAGGCAAATTAAACGGCACCTATTCATATGAAGAGTTCTTGTCGAACAAGGCCAAATTTCAGGGATGCGCCGTGACAGAAGCCAGTTTTCAGGCAGATGCCTCGACGCGCTTCTTTTTCGACAGGTTTGCCCGTACCGCAAACGATTATTCCGCTTTGACCGTTACGTTGGGCTTTTCCATGAAGGGCGATGTTGTAGATGAGGCAAAGATAGTCGTTACCGGTTGTAAGAAGGTCTACGAAAGGCTGGATGCGGTTGAGGCCGGCCTTAAGGGTAAATCGCTGAAAGCTATTGACCCTGATCGCCTTTTTGATGACGTGAAACTTGAGTTTGCGGACAAACCAGCCGGAAGCGGCCCTTACCTGGCTGAGGTCGCAAGGGTATTGATCATGCGCGGGTTTGACGCCTTAGCAAGTGCGAGGTGA
- a CDS encoding (2Fe-2S)-binding protein — protein MKALFKINKKAYELEFAPNAKLLDVLRDNGFTEVKCGCREGFCGACSILLDGELVNSCMVYAASVGDREITTVKGIGSIHEPHPIQEAFVEAGAVQCGFCTPGMVLATYALLQRNPDPSDEDIKEALDGNFCRCTGYVKIIDAVKLAAKKVR, from the coding sequence ATGAAAGCCCTATTTAAGATAAACAAAAAAGCCTACGAACTTGAATTTGCCCCTAACGCCAAACTGCTTGACGTCTTGCGGGATAACGGGTTTACGGAGGTCAAGTGCGGCTGCAGGGAGGGCTTTTGCGGGGCCTGTAGCATCCTGCTCGACGGAGAGCTCGTTAACTCCTGCATGGTTTATGCAGCCTCCGTCGGGGATAGGGAGATCACCACGGTAAAAGGCATCGGAAGCATTCATGAACCTCACCCCATCCAGGAGGCCTTCGTCGAGGCGGGTGCCGTGCAGTGCGGATTTTGCACCCCCGGTATGGTGCTTGCCACTTACGCCCTCCTTCAAAGAAACCCTGACCCGAGCGATGAAGATATAAAAGAGGCCTTGGACGGGAATTTCTGCAGGTGCACGGGTTACGTGAAGATAATCGATGCCGTGAAACTGGCCGCAAAGAAGGTGAGATAA
- a CDS encoding xanthine dehydrogenase family protein molybdopterin-binding subunit codes for MSEYLNIGKDKRKVDALALVAGEPLFADDYPLHNPLHIAFLYSPHAHAKIKSIDTSEAESMPGVALVLTYKNTPRVLYTSAGQSYPEPSPYDMYMFDEKVRFVGDRVALVAAESLEIAKEALKKIKVEYEMLPALFDIEEAEKDGAPVLHDGEEHVMIPSAIYRPEKNVAARIAFLYGDSQKGFEEADFVHEASYYTHIASHCALETHVTKATFDHYGRLVLITSTQVPFHARRIVSSVTGIPLNKIRVIKPRVGGGFGSKQEVLLEPYVALVAWRTKRPAQIVTSREEYFVSGRTRHAMRSRIKIGTKKDGTIVAMEIDDLMNAGAYGPHGPTVLSNTGAKVLPLFNKINNVSFYADCVYTNLPVGGAYRGYGATQGFFGLNQHLDEITRKLGIDMAEFVKKWHIKTGETSEVFKAIGEGKTGHEQIVTSCKLSECIDEAARAIGWKEKRGARRRVGDKLYGVGMAVATQGSGIPLVDMGAAHIKMNEDGSFNLFVGATDIGTGSDTVLAQIAAESLHVPFEKIIVLSSDTDLTPYDVGAYASSTTYVSGNAVRVCAEKVLEQVLKVACEMLECSRQDLALGVEEVIHARSGRRLSFKDIAYYAFYTKNQFQIEDSASFVSPVSPFPFCTTFAEVEVDIRTGIVRPLKVVTAMDCGNVLNPKLAEGQVEGAVLNGISFSLCEEYLFDEKGRMKNPNFWDYKVYKTTDLPEIVTILVPSFEEYGPYGAKSVGEVAINTPGPAIANAIYDAVGVRIYNLPMTPERVLKAIKEKGIG; via the coding sequence ATGAGTGAATACTTAAATATCGGCAAGGACAAAAGGAAGGTCGATGCCCTGGCGCTGGTTGCGGGAGAGCCTCTTTTCGCCGACGACTATCCCCTGCATAACCCCCTCCACATTGCCTTTCTTTACTCTCCCCATGCCCATGCCAAGATAAAGTCCATAGATACGAGCGAAGCCGAATCGATGCCTGGAGTCGCGCTGGTGTTGACCTACAAAAATACCCCGAGGGTGCTTTACACCTCAGCCGGCCAGTCCTATCCGGAGCCGTCGCCCTACGATATGTACATGTTTGACGAAAAGGTGAGGTTCGTCGGCGACAGGGTAGCCTTAGTAGCCGCCGAATCTCTAGAGATCGCAAAGGAAGCCCTAAAGAAGATCAAGGTGGAATACGAGATGCTTCCTGCCCTTTTCGATATTGAAGAGGCCGAAAAGGATGGGGCTCCCGTGCTTCACGACGGAGAAGAGCACGTCATGATACCTTCTGCCATCTACAGGCCGGAGAAAAACGTGGCTGCCAGGATAGCCTTCTTATATGGCGACTCGCAGAAAGGATTTGAAGAGGCCGATTTCGTTCACGAAGCCTCTTACTACACCCACATTGCCTCCCACTGTGCCCTGGAGACGCACGTGACGAAGGCCACCTTCGATCACTACGGAAGGCTTGTCTTGATCACCTCGACTCAGGTTCCTTTTCACGCAAGGAGGATCGTATCGAGCGTCACCGGAATTCCCTTAAACAAGATAAGGGTTATAAAGCCGCGCGTCGGCGGAGGGTTCGGGAGCAAGCAGGAAGTGCTGCTTGAGCCTTACGTCGCGCTTGTGGCATGGAGGACGAAGCGGCCGGCGCAGATCGTCACCTCCAGGGAGGAGTACTTCGTATCGGGCAGGACGAGGCACGCCATGCGCTCCAGGATAAAGATTGGCACGAAAAAGGACGGCACCATCGTCGCCATGGAGATAGATGACCTCATGAACGCGGGTGCCTACGGGCCTCACGGGCCAACAGTATTGTCCAACACGGGAGCCAAGGTGTTGCCGTTATTCAATAAGATAAATAACGTGTCGTTCTACGCCGATTGTGTCTACACTAACCTCCCGGTGGGCGGAGCTTACCGCGGCTACGGAGCAACCCAGGGGTTCTTCGGCCTCAATCAGCACTTGGACGAAATCACGAGGAAGCTCGGGATAGACATGGCCGAGTTCGTCAAGAAATGGCATATAAAGACCGGTGAGACCTCAGAAGTGTTCAAGGCAATAGGCGAGGGCAAAACAGGGCATGAGCAAATTGTTACATCCTGCAAATTATCTGAATGCATAGATGAAGCTGCCCGTGCCATTGGCTGGAAAGAAAAGCGCGGCGCAAGGCGCAGAGTTGGCGACAAGCTCTACGGCGTGGGCATGGCCGTTGCCACGCAGGGGTCGGGCATCCCGCTGGTGGACATGGGTGCCGCCCACATAAAGATGAACGAGGACGGCTCCTTTAACCTCTTCGTTGGCGCTACCGACATAGGAACCGGGTCTGACACCGTGCTGGCCCAAATCGCGGCAGAGTCGCTTCATGTGCCCTTTGAAAAGATCATAGTGCTTTCCTCCGATACCGACCTTACGCCCTATGACGTGGGAGCGTATGCGTCTTCTACGACCTACGTATCGGGCAACGCCGTAAGGGTTTGCGCCGAAAAGGTCTTAGAGCAGGTATTAAAGGTAGCTTGTGAAATGCTTGAGTGCTCAAGGCAAGATTTGGCCCTTGGAGTAGAAGAGGTCATACATGCAAGAAGCGGCCGAAGGCTAAGCTTCAAGGACATCGCCTACTACGCCTTTTACACGAAAAACCAGTTCCAGATAGAAGACAGCGCGTCCTTCGTCAGCCCCGTGTCACCCTTCCCCTTCTGCACCACCTTCGCCGAAGTGGAAGTCGATATAAGGACCGGGATCGTCAGACCCCTCAAGGTCGTGACGGCTATGGACTGCGGCAACGTCTTAAATCCGAAGCTTGCCGAAGGGCAAGTGGAAGGCGCCGTCTTAAACGGCATAAGCTTTTCTCTCTGCGAGGAGTACCTCTTTGACGAGAAGGGCAGGATGAAAAATCCCAACTTCTGGGACTATAAGGTCTATAAGACCACGGACTTGCCGGAGATCGTCACTATACTCGTGCCTTCTTTCGAGGAATACGGACCTTACGGGGCCAAATCTGTAGGAGAAGTTGCCATCAACACGCCTGGGCCGGCCATAGCTAACGCCATTTACGATGCTGTTGGAGTTAGGATATACAACCTTCCCATGACCCCGGAACGCGTCCTTAAGGCAATAAAGGAAAAGGGTATAGGATAA
- a CDS encoding uracil-xanthine permease family protein, translating to MAYDPEQPVFEQEIQMLTKPILTIDEKPKSVFETLYYALQLTLVDFSPFIWATAFVAMAGLPESITPSMISYCFIGVFVATMIQTTLGNRLPVVQLPSVPIFMNMASIAKTYPFGLTTAWGAAFASGIIEGLIGTSRVLTVLRKFMPPVVVGSVVATIGFVITRISLSWIFAKTEPLYLILGIVSFLFALFLRFKLRGLISRGFVLISILVVGVLGGTVLGIFDWGSVARAPWISLPKLFPFKGCDGASSPFIFSFSAILLVLTGYACSIFESIGDYAAICTAAAEPYKVKHMNRGIAAEGFSCALCSLFGGLPVTSASQNAGIIASTGVASRIVTQTAAFIFLLYGLSPKLTTILAAIPKSVVGGAFIISAGLILLSGINTVMSDVKDNFGNMIVAGVTLGISVMMPYYLSLDRSAWLGTLRPFTKLYLTSNVFLAVTIGIVCNLLINYVFYNKNN from the coding sequence ATGGCATATGATCCAGAACAGCCGGTGTTCGAGCAGGAAATTCAAATGCTGACTAAGCCCATTCTTACCATCGATGAAAAGCCCAAGTCGGTCTTTGAGACGCTTTATTATGCCCTGCAGCTCACGTTGGTAGATTTCAGCCCCTTCATATGGGCCACGGCCTTCGTTGCCATGGCAGGACTTCCGGAGAGCATCACGCCTTCAATGATAAGCTACTGCTTCATAGGAGTCTTTGTGGCCACCATGATACAGACCACTTTGGGAAACAGGCTGCCCGTCGTTCAGCTTCCTTCGGTTCCCATATTTATGAACATGGCCTCCATTGCAAAGACCTATCCCTTTGGGCTTACTACAGCTTGGGGGGCTGCCTTCGCCAGCGGCATCATAGAGGGGTTGATCGGCACCTCCAGGGTCCTTACGGTGCTCAGGAAATTCATGCCTCCAGTTGTCGTAGGCTCAGTGGTCGCGACTATAGGGTTTGTAATAACGCGCATCTCACTTTCGTGGATCTTTGCTAAGACAGAGCCTTTATATTTGATATTAGGGATAGTCAGCTTCCTGTTTGCCCTGTTTTTGAGGTTTAAGCTAAGGGGGCTCATATCCCGGGGGTTTGTGCTCATCTCTATATTGGTAGTGGGAGTGCTTGGCGGTACGGTGCTTGGCATATTTGATTGGGGCAGCGTAGCTAGGGCGCCGTGGATAAGCCTTCCAAAGCTTTTTCCCTTCAAGGGATGTGATGGGGCAAGCTCTCCCTTCATCTTCAGCTTTTCGGCCATACTGCTGGTATTGACGGGCTATGCCTGCTCGATATTTGAATCCATCGGAGATTATGCGGCCATTTGTACAGCGGCAGCCGAACCTTACAAGGTAAAACACATGAACAGGGGCATAGCGGCTGAGGGCTTTTCATGTGCCTTGTGTTCGCTCTTTGGCGGGCTTCCCGTAACAAGCGCAAGCCAAAACGCCGGCATCATTGCCTCAACGGGTGTGGCAAGCAGGATCGTGACTCAAACTGCCGCCTTCATATTCCTGCTTTATGGCCTGTCGCCGAAGTTGACGACAATTTTGGCGGCCATACCCAAGTCCGTGGTGGGAGGAGCTTTCATAATAAGCGCAGGCCTCATATTGCTATCCGGAATTAACACCGTGATGTCGGATGTGAAGGATAACTTCGGCAACATGATCGTAGCAGGGGTAACGCTTGGAATCTCCGTCATGATGCCTTATTACCTCAGCCTGGATAGAAGCGCCTGGCTTGGTACGCTTCGTCCCTTCACGAAGCTTTACCTGACCAGCAACGTATTTTTGGCGGTTACTATAGGTATAGTCTGTAATTTACTGATAAACTATGTGTTTTATAATAAGAATAACTAG